The DNA region CGCCCAGGAACTCGCGGAACCCCTCGGGCACCACCAGCCGTCCACGGCCCGCCAGCGGCGCCGTTTGGTGCCGGGTCGACAGCAGCCGGCCCAGCGCTTGTACCTCTCGCTGCCGCCCGGCTAGCCGGCCCGAATCGAGCTTGCCACGCACGAGCGCCACCGCTTCGTCGATCTGCGCCTGCCGCCGTGCTAGCGGCCACAGGCTTACGCAGCCGGGGCGTTCCTTTGCAAGCATGCAAGCATCGGCGCCGTCCGGGCACAGCCCCGCGGCCATGTCGGCCGGAAGGGTAAGCCGGAAGCGATCGTCGAGCGTCCGGATCACCTCCCCTAGCAGCACAGCAATCCGTGGGTTTGACGCCCAATTTCGATTAAAACATTGCCTCTGCCAGGGTTTCTTGCCCCAGACGCCTGAAGTTTAGCTGCTCCCCTCAGGGTCGCAAGCTCCCCACTAGGGGGGCACGCACGTTTCTTTTAGAAACGGACCGAAGGGGCCGCCGTACATGCCGGTGGCGACCGAACCTCGCTGGCGTCGTTCCGCCAGATGTTGTATTCCCTCCCCTCGCCACGCCTTCCTCCACCCGCAGCGTCATCGCCGGGTCGCATGCCGTGAAACAACATCAAGACGCACACGACCGGGTTGTCATCACCGGGATCGGACTGATCACCTCGGTCGGGAACGACCGCGAGGGGGTCTGGCACGCCATCCAAAGGGGACGCAGCGGCGTCCGCGGGATGACGGGCATCCCCGGCATCCCCGACGGCAGCCTGCTGGGCGCCCAGGTCCGCCTGGGGGGCCCCGAGCCGCCGGAGTTGAAGAACTTCCCGCTCTGCAGCCGCACCGTGGCCGAGGCCCTGACCGACGCCGGCATCCGCCCGAAGGCCGACAACCGCCACCGCTTCGGCTGCTCGATCACCGGCCACATGGGCGACATGTCGTACATCGCCGGCCTGAACGGCCGGCCCGACCTGTTCCCCCCCGGCGCCCCCTGGCACACCCAGTGGATGCCCAACAGCGCCTGCGCCCGCGTCGCCAGCGAGTTCGGCCTGCACGGGCCGCGGATGTCGAACGTCACCGCCTGTGCGTCGAGCACCATCGGCATCATCTCTGCCACGCGGGCCATCCGCGACGGGCTGTGCGACTACGCCGTGGCGGGGGGCTCGGAA from Pirellulimonas nuda includes:
- a CDS encoding division/cell wall cluster transcriptional repressor MraZ: MLLGEVIRTLDDRFRLTLPADMAAGLCPDGADACMLAKERPGCVSLWPLARRQAQIDEAVALVRGKLDSGRLAGRQREVQALGRLLSTRHQTAPLAGRGRLVVPEGFREFLGVEPGGSVVVIGAAVCVEVWRPDAWAQCVGDEAPRFDAMLEDLIG